The following coding sequences lie in one Corynebacterium anserum genomic window:
- the idi gene encoding isopentenyl-diphosphate Delta-isomerase produces the protein MLSEETVMIGETTASTNERDELVILVDDAGNHIGQALKSEVHSRHTPLHLAFSSYILNERRELLVTRRALEKSAWPGVWTNSVCGHPAPGETTADAVVRRAQQELGMRVEVLTEALPDFRYRAVDVTGVVEWEICPVFIARAVSDPRPNSDEVCDYRWVALSDLFSSIDATPFAFSPWMVEQLSDPRLRSALRG, from the coding sequence ATGCTGAGCGAGGAGACGGTGATGATAGGCGAAACTACTGCGTCGACTAACGAGCGAGATGAACTGGTGATCCTCGTTGACGATGCGGGCAACCACATTGGGCAAGCACTGAAGTCGGAGGTGCATTCGCGGCATACGCCGCTCCATTTGGCGTTTTCTAGTTATATTCTCAATGAACGTCGTGAGCTATTGGTGACTCGTCGGGCGTTGGAGAAAAGCGCGTGGCCGGGGGTATGGACAAATTCTGTGTGTGGCCATCCGGCGCCGGGGGAGACTACGGCGGATGCTGTGGTGCGGCGTGCCCAACAGGAACTGGGGATGCGGGTGGAGGTGTTAACTGAGGCACTGCCAGATTTTCGTTATCGAGCTGTGGACGTGACCGGGGTCGTGGAGTGGGAAATATGTCCGGTTTTTATTGCACGGGCTGTGAGTGATCCGCGGCCGAACAGTGATGAGGTCTGTGATTACCGTTGGGTGGCTTTGTCTGACCTTTTTTCTTCCATCGACGCCACTCCTTTCGCCTTTAGCCCGTGGATGGTGGAACAGTTATCTGATCCGCGCTTAAGAAGCGCGTTGCGAGGGTGA
- a CDS encoding phytoene/squalene synthase family protein — MTKVDENEQQVLSRFDRMAQRSAHQVINTYSSSFGLATALLSPAIKSDIRNLYAMVRIADEIVDGSARQAGVRDEDIATLLDNYERAVIAAPASRFHVDPVLHAYAGTARRCGIRTDDVRAFFRSMRTDLSHNEHSDNSLDDYIYGSAEVIGVMCVDIFLAGRQVTPDLREQMDIGARSLGAAFQKINFLRDYAEDTQELGRVYFPACAVEGLTDGTKKQIVADIRDDLTRARTAIPLLPLGARMGVLAATKLFENLTDKVDSRSAAALHRRRIRISAPHKMWITAQAIGEALWMSLFG, encoded by the coding sequence ATGACGAAGGTGGATGAAAACGAGCAACAGGTGCTCTCTCGCTTTGATCGCATGGCACAGAGATCTGCCCATCAAGTCATCAACACTTACTCCTCAAGCTTCGGGTTGGCGACAGCTCTGCTTTCTCCAGCAATAAAGTCTGACATTCGTAATCTATATGCGATGGTGCGCATTGCCGATGAGATCGTCGATGGTTCGGCTCGTCAGGCAGGAGTAAGGGATGAGGACATCGCGACATTGTTGGATAACTATGAGCGCGCTGTCATCGCCGCCCCGGCGTCGCGTTTTCATGTTGATCCCGTGTTACACGCCTACGCAGGTACGGCACGCCGCTGTGGGATCCGTACTGACGATGTCAGAGCCTTCTTTCGTTCCATGCGTACAGATTTGTCGCACAATGAGCACAGCGATAACAGTCTGGATGACTACATTTATGGCTCGGCTGAGGTCATTGGTGTAATGTGCGTGGACATTTTCTTGGCGGGGCGCCAAGTCACCCCTGATCTGCGGGAGCAAATGGATATAGGGGCACGTAGCCTAGGCGCTGCCTTTCAGAAGATTAATTTTCTCCGTGACTACGCGGAGGATACACAGGAACTAGGGAGGGTGTATTTTCCGGCGTGTGCTGTTGAGGGGCTCACTGACGGCACTAAGAAGCAGATTGTGGCGGATATCCGAGACGATCTCACCCGTGCTCGTACTGCCATTCCTCTTCTACCTCTGGGAGCACGGATGGGGGTCTTGGCGGCCACTAAGCTTTTTGAAAACCTTACGGATAAGGTGGATTCTCGGTCGGCAGCCGCGCTGCATAGGAGACGAATCCGGATCAGTGCTCCGCATAAGATGTGGATTACGGCACAGGCGATTGGTGAAGCGTTGTGGATGTCCTTATTCGGATAG
- a CDS encoding DNA-directed RNA polymerase subunit beta', whose product MLDVNFFDELRIGLANADDIRRWSRGEVKKPETINYRTLKPEKDGLFCERIFGPTRDWECACGKYKRVRYKGIICERCGVEVTKSKVRRERMGHIELAAPVTHIWYFKGVPSRLGYLLDLAPKDLEKIIYFAANIITSVDEEGRHNDQTTLEAEMMLEKKEVEADRDAELAERSKKLEEDLAELEAAGAKADAKRKMQTAAEREMRHIRERAEREIDRLDEIWNTFVKLAPKQMIVDENIYNELVDRYEDYFTGGMGAEAIQTLIRNFDLEAEAESLREIIREGKGQKKLRALKRLKVVAAFLRSGNDPAAMVLDCIPVIPPELRPMVQLDGGRFATSDLNDLYRRVINRNNRLKRMLDLGAPEIIVNNEKRMLQESVDALFDNGRRGRPVTGPGNRPLKSLSDLLKGKQGRFRQNLLGKRVDYSGRSVIIVGPQLKLHQCGLPKLMALELFKPFVMKRLVEKSYAQNIKSAKRMVERQRPEVWDVLEEAIAEHPVMLNRAPTLHRLGIQAFEPILVEGKAIQLHPLACEAFNADFDGDQMAVHLPLSAEAQAEARILMLASNNILSPASGKPLAMPRLDMVTGLYYLTLKKGKDEFGGQGAYQPADENGPEKGVYSSLAEAIMAYDRGTLGLQAPIKVRINHLRPDAKVEAEQFPDGWQRGQTWLADTTLGRVLFNELLPWNYPYVEGAMAKKPQAVVINDLAAKYPMITVAQTVDKLKDAGFYWATRSGVTITMHDVLVLPNKQEILDGYEAKARVIEKKMARGKINEAERYQSLVDLWKEATDFVGESVEALYPDDNPIPMIVKSGAAGNMRQIWTLAGMKGMVTNSRGEYIIRPVKTSFREGLSVLEYFNNSHGSRKGLADTALRTADSGYLTRRLVDVAQDVIIREEDCGTSQGVNLPVAVPVLDGEGNKTGEYTRADFIETSVVGRYLADDATGANGDVILSKGDVIGEQDITALVNAGVEEVKVRSVLTCATATGLCSVCYGKSMATGKKVEIGEAVGIVAAQSIGEPGTQLTMRTFHLGGVGGDITGGLPRVQELFEARVPKAKSPIASVDGKIKIEDDDAFYTVTIVPDDGSDEVVYEKLSKRQGLATLGTGGVDRQLRDGDYVKMGQQLLKGSADPHEVLRVLGRRGVQQHLINEVQKVYRDQGVAIHDKHIEIIVRQMLRRVTVIDSGSTEFLPGSLVEHADAVAASKEAVKSGGRPVEVRAEIMGITKASLATESWLSAASFQETTRVLTDAAINKRSDKLIGLKENVIIGKLIPAGTGIARYRNISVEPTEEARAAAYSIPSIYGDGFYGDDGYGEFTGAAVPLDDMDL is encoded by the coding sequence GTGCTGGACGTCAACTTCTTCGACGAGCTTCGCATTGGTCTCGCTAACGCCGACGACATCCGTCGTTGGTCCCGCGGTGAGGTTAAGAAGCCCGAAACGATCAACTACCGTACCCTCAAGCCAGAGAAGGACGGACTGTTCTGCGAGCGCATTTTTGGCCCAACCCGCGACTGGGAGTGTGCTTGTGGCAAGTACAAGCGTGTCCGTTACAAGGGCATCATTTGTGAGCGCTGTGGCGTCGAGGTAACCAAGTCCAAGGTTCGCCGCGAGCGCATGGGCCACATCGAGCTGGCTGCACCGGTTACCCATATTTGGTATTTCAAGGGTGTCCCATCGCGCTTGGGTTACCTGCTCGATCTGGCTCCAAAAGATCTGGAAAAGATCATCTACTTTGCAGCCAACATCATCACTTCCGTGGATGAGGAAGGTCGCCACAACGACCAGACCACCCTGGAAGCTGAAATGATGCTGGAAAAGAAGGAAGTCGAAGCAGACCGAGACGCTGAACTGGCCGAGCGTTCCAAGAAGTTGGAAGAAGACCTGGCAGAGCTCGAGGCTGCCGGGGCTAAAGCCGACGCAAAGCGCAAGATGCAGACAGCGGCGGAACGCGAGATGCGCCACATCCGTGAGCGCGCCGAGCGCGAGATCGACCGCCTCGACGAGATCTGGAACACCTTCGTCAAGTTGGCTCCTAAGCAGATGATTGTCGATGAGAATATCTACAACGAGCTCGTCGACCGCTACGAGGATTACTTCACCGGCGGCATGGGTGCTGAAGCTATCCAGACCCTAATCCGCAACTTCGATCTCGAAGCCGAGGCTGAGAGCCTGCGCGAGATTATCCGCGAAGGTAAGGGGCAGAAGAAGCTCCGCGCCCTCAAGCGCCTCAAGGTCGTGGCTGCATTTCTGCGCTCCGGTAATGACCCAGCAGCCATGGTTCTGGACTGCATCCCGGTCATCCCACCAGAGCTGCGCCCGATGGTGCAGCTGGACGGTGGCCGTTTCGCAACCTCTGATCTCAATGATCTCTACCGGCGTGTGATTAACCGCAATAACCGTCTCAAGCGCATGCTCGACCTCGGTGCGCCGGAGATCATCGTGAACAATGAGAAGCGCATGCTTCAGGAATCCGTCGACGCACTATTCGACAACGGCCGCCGTGGCCGTCCAGTCACCGGTCCTGGTAACCGCCCACTGAAATCCCTGTCGGATCTTCTGAAGGGTAAGCAAGGACGTTTCCGTCAGAACCTGCTGGGTAAGCGCGTAGACTACTCTGGCCGTTCCGTGATTATTGTGGGACCGCAGCTGAAGCTGCACCAGTGTGGTCTGCCAAAGCTGATGGCTCTGGAGCTGTTTAAGCCATTCGTCATGAAGCGACTGGTAGAAAAGAGCTACGCCCAGAACATCAAGTCCGCCAAGCGCATGGTTGAGCGCCAGCGCCCAGAAGTGTGGGACGTGCTGGAAGAAGCCATCGCCGAGCACCCAGTGATGCTGAACCGTGCACCAACCCTGCACCGTTTGGGTATCCAGGCATTCGAGCCAATCCTTGTTGAGGGTAAAGCAATCCAGCTGCACCCACTAGCCTGTGAGGCGTTCAACGCCGACTTCGACGGTGACCAGATGGCAGTTCACCTGCCGCTGTCCGCCGAGGCGCAGGCAGAAGCTCGCATCTTGATGCTTGCGTCGAACAACATCTTGTCCCCAGCCTCCGGCAAACCACTAGCTATGCCGCGTCTGGACATGGTGACCGGTTTGTACTACCTGACCTTGAAGAAGGGCAAGGATGAGTTTGGCGGTCAGGGTGCCTACCAACCAGCGGATGAGAATGGGCCAGAAAAGGGCGTGTACTCCTCCCTTGCTGAGGCCATCATGGCTTATGACCGCGGCACCCTGGGATTGCAGGCGCCAATCAAGGTTCGCATCAACCACCTGCGTCCAGACGCTAAGGTCGAGGCCGAGCAATTCCCTGACGGGTGGCAGCGCGGCCAGACATGGTTGGCGGACACCACCCTGGGACGCGTTCTGTTCAACGAGCTGTTGCCATGGAATTACCCGTATGTTGAGGGTGCCATGGCGAAGAAGCCGCAGGCGGTTGTCATTAACGACCTGGCTGCCAAGTACCCAATGATCACCGTGGCCCAGACCGTAGACAAGCTCAAGGATGCTGGGTTCTATTGGGCAACCCGTTCCGGTGTGACCATCACGATGCACGACGTGCTGGTTCTTCCGAACAAGCAAGAAATTCTGGATGGTTATGAGGCCAAGGCTCGAGTCATCGAGAAGAAGATGGCACGAGGCAAGATCAACGAGGCAGAGCGTTACCAATCCCTGGTTGACCTGTGGAAGGAAGCCACCGACTTCGTTGGTGAATCCGTAGAGGCTCTCTACCCAGACGACAACCCAATTCCGATGATCGTGAAGTCCGGTGCGGCCGGTAACATGCGTCAGATTTGGACCCTGGCTGGCATGAAGGGCATGGTGACCAACTCACGCGGTGAGTACATCATCCGCCCCGTGAAGACATCCTTCCGCGAAGGTCTGTCCGTTCTGGAGTACTTCAACAACTCTCACGGCTCCCGTAAGGGTCTGGCCGATACCGCGCTGCGTACGGCGGACTCCGGCTACCTGACTCGTCGTTTGGTCGACGTGGCTCAGGACGTCATTATTCGCGAAGAAGATTGTGGCACCTCTCAGGGCGTGAACTTGCCTGTTGCCGTACCTGTTCTGGACGGCGAAGGCAATAAGACCGGCGAGTACACCCGCGCCGATTTCATCGAGACCTCTGTTGTAGGCCGTTACTTGGCTGACGACGCCACCGGTGCAAACGGCGACGTCATCCTCTCCAAGGGAGATGTCATCGGCGAACAGGACATCACTGCCCTCGTGAACGCAGGCGTCGAGGAAGTTAAGGTTCGTTCCGTTCTGACTTGTGCAACCGCAACTGGCCTTTGCTCCGTGTGCTATGGCAAGTCGATGGCGACCGGCAAGAAGGTTGAGATCGGCGAAGCTGTAGGCATTGTTGCTGCACAGTCCATTGGTGAGCCGGGTACTCAGCTCACAATGCGTACCTTCCACCTCGGTGGTGTGGGTGGCGATATTACTGGTGGTCTACCGCGTGTTCAGGAGCTTTTCGAAGCTCGTGTTCCAAAGGCAAAGTCCCCAATCGCCTCGGTCGACGGCAAGATCAAGATCGAGGACGACGACGCCTTCTACACAGTCACCATCGTTCCGGATGACGGTTCTGATGAAGTGGTGTATGAGAAGCTCTCCAAGCGCCAGGGTCTAGCTACCTTGGGCACCGGTGGTGTGGACCGTCAGCTACGCGACGGCGATTACGTGAAGATGGGTCAGCAGCTCCTCAAGGGCTCTGCGGATCCACATGAGGTGCTGCGTGTCCTCGGACGCCGTGGCGTACAGCAGCACCTGATCAATGAGGTTCAGAAGGTTTACCGTGACCAGGGCGTGGCCATTCACGATAAGCACATTGAGATCATCGTGCGCCAGATGCTGCGTCGTGTAACGGTTATCGACTCCGGTTCCACCGAGTTCCTTCCGGGATCTCTTGTAGAGCACGCAGACGCCGTGGCCGCTTCTAAGGAAGCAGTCAAGTCGGGTGGACGCCCAGTCGAGGTTCGCGCTGAGATCATGGGTATTACCAAGGCTTCCTTGGCAACCGAATCCTGGCTGTCCGCAGCGTCCTTCCAGGAGACCACACGCGTCTTGACCGATGCTGCGATCAACAAGCGCTCCGACAAGCTGATCGGCCTGAAGGAAAACGTGATCATCGGCAAGCTCATCCCAGCTGGTACCGGTATTGCGCGTTACCGCAACATCTCTGTAGAGCCGACGGAAGAGGCACGCGCAGCAGCCTACTCCATCCCGTCCATTTACGGTGACGGCTTTTACGGTGATGACGGCTATGGCGAATTCACCGGTGCAGCCGTTCCTCTGGATGATATGGATCTCTAA